Proteins encoded within one genomic window of Saccharopolyspora pogona:
- a CDS encoding fumarylacetoacetate hydrolase family protein produces the protein MNLSFYSQRVLPDDAARSTLVARIFDPACGGPCVAAVRGTTVVDLTGVEPTVSGLLERTDAVHIARTHEGARSWQLSDLLDATLAGDRTRPHFLSPVDLQVLKAAGVTFVRSMLERVIEERADGDLRRAEEIRAKLGSVIEGRISQVRPGSAEARRIKKVLVAEGLWSQYLEVGIGPDPEIFTKAPVLSAVGTGAEIGVLERSTWNNPEPELVLAVTSRGVPAAATLGNDVNLRDFEGRSALLLTEAKDNNASCAIGPFLRLFDDEFTLDDARNVEIGLEITGTDGYRLNGINPVSEISRDVRELVDHAHGSHHQYPDGFVLFTGTLFAPTEDRDVPCQGFTHKPGDVVCISSPALGALINVVSTAEAAPDWTFGIRALMTNLAARGLLGGNPQA, from the coding sequence TTGAACCTCTCCTTCTACTCCCAACGCGTTCTCCCCGATGATGCCGCCCGATCGACGCTGGTCGCCCGCATCTTCGACCCGGCGTGCGGAGGGCCGTGCGTCGCCGCGGTGCGCGGGACGACGGTCGTCGACCTGACCGGCGTCGAGCCCACGGTTTCCGGTCTGCTCGAACGCACCGACGCCGTGCACATCGCGCGAACGCACGAAGGCGCCAGGAGCTGGCAGCTCTCCGACCTCCTGGACGCCACGCTCGCCGGCGATCGCACGCGGCCCCACTTCCTGTCACCTGTCGACCTGCAGGTCCTGAAGGCCGCGGGCGTGACCTTCGTGCGGAGCATGCTGGAGCGGGTGATCGAGGAGCGCGCCGATGGCGACCTCCGCCGGGCCGAGGAGATCCGCGCCAAGCTCGGCAGCGTCATCGAGGGCCGGATCTCCCAGGTCCGACCGGGTTCCGCGGAAGCGCGGCGGATCAAGAAGGTCCTCGTCGCGGAAGGCCTGTGGTCGCAGTATCTGGAGGTCGGCATCGGCCCGGACCCGGAGATCTTCACCAAGGCCCCGGTGCTGTCCGCGGTCGGCACCGGCGCCGAGATCGGCGTGCTGGAGCGCTCAACGTGGAACAACCCGGAGCCCGAACTCGTGCTCGCGGTGACCTCCCGCGGTGTGCCAGCGGCGGCGACGCTCGGCAACGACGTCAACCTCCGCGACTTCGAAGGGCGCAGCGCACTGCTGCTGACCGAAGCCAAGGACAACAACGCGTCCTGCGCGATCGGCCCGTTCCTCCGGCTGTTCGACGACGAGTTCACCCTCGACGACGCGCGGAACGTGGAAATCGGCCTGGAGATCACCGGCACCGACGGCTACCGGCTCAACGGGATCAACCCGGTCAGCGAGATCAGCCGCGACGTGCGCGAGCTCGTCGACCACGCCCACGGGAGCCACCACCAGTACCCGGACGGATTCGTGCTGTTCACTGGCACGCTGTTCGCCCCCACCGAGGACCGCGACGTCCCCTGCCAGGGCTTCACCCACAAGCCCGGCGACGTCGTGTGCATCTCCTCCCCCGCGCTGGGAGCCTTGATCAACGTCGTCAGCACCGCCGAGGCCGCCCCGGACTGGACGTTCGGCATCCGCGCGCTGATGACCAACCTCGCAGCCCGGGGTCTGCTCGGGGGCAACCCGCAGGCGTGA
- a CDS encoding SDR family oxidoreductase, producing the protein MRRVGEPHEIAPAVVILGSDASSYCTGTDLVVDGCYTPW; encoded by the coding sequence ATGCGCAGGGTCGGCGAACCCCATGAGATCGCTCCGGCCGTCGTGATTCTCGGCTCGGACGCCAGCAGCTACTGCACCGGCACGGATCTTGTTGTCGACGGCTGCTACACCCCCTGGTGA
- a CDS encoding NUDIX hydrolase, with product MVDRFQVVPSVYIALRRSEAREEVLLQLRRNTGYMDGHWAMAAAGHVESGESVIDAARREATEELGIDISAEDLVPLSVMHRTQGDHRAINERVDFFFECRRWTGQPNRAEPEKTADLQWFPLDAPPSPTVPHEQYILRHLRAGTLPQVTTFGF from the coding sequence ATGGTTGATCGGTTTCAAGTTGTTCCTTCCGTTTACATCGCGCTTCGCAGGTCGGAGGCCCGTGAGGAGGTGCTGCTGCAGCTGCGCCGCAACACCGGGTACATGGACGGGCATTGGGCCATGGCCGCGGCGGGCCACGTCGAATCCGGTGAATCCGTCATCGACGCCGCGCGCCGGGAAGCCACCGAGGAACTGGGCATCGACATCTCCGCCGAAGATCTCGTGCCGCTGTCGGTCATGCACCGGACGCAGGGCGACCACCGGGCGATCAACGAGCGGGTGGACTTCTTCTTCGAATGCCGCCGCTGGACCGGTCAGCCCAACCGGGCCGAGCCCGAGAAGACCGCCGATCTGCAGTGGTTTCCGCTGGACGCGCCGCCGAGTCCGACCGTGCCCCACGAGCAGTACATCCTCCGGCACCTGCGCGCCGGCACGCTCCCCCAGGTCACCACCTTCGGCTTCTGA
- a CDS encoding phosphodiester glycosidase family protein: MASAGIQRRWAALGAAVLLCALALPVAPAYADQSAHDSGEQVAPGMTYRSFQLSTAHGPVVAYLLTVDLSNPKVELDLLHPPVVAARDEVHDMTNAQRAVAGVNGDFFHLSESHEGVAATGSSVGPEIADGEDLKAAVPNGQRFGPALPDGTATKDVFGLGTDRRARVSSVALAGTVRSAKGTTALAGLNQYAVPVDGIGLYTSEWGEVARARAVCGTDADRSAPCTTDTEEVVIRNGVVSAEQDQPGSGAIPGDTVVLVGREKGAAELEKLNPGDRVVVDSRLEAADAPPLEFAVGGFPILRGGTPLPGLDAGALAPRTSAGVSSDGRTVYLLAVDGRSAASTGMSVLELADLLRSLGAADGVNLDGGGSSTMAVRDPGQPSAVVKNVPSDGAPRAVANGIGVFSVAR, encoded by the coding sequence ATGGCGTCTGCGGGAATCCAGCGGCGGTGGGCAGCGCTCGGGGCCGCCGTTCTCCTCTGCGCACTGGCGTTGCCGGTGGCACCGGCGTACGCCGATCAGTCGGCTCACGATTCGGGGGAGCAGGTCGCCCCGGGCATGACATACCGGTCCTTCCAGCTTTCCACCGCGCACGGGCCTGTTGTCGCGTACCTGCTCACTGTCGACCTGAGCAATCCCAAAGTCGAGCTGGATCTGCTACACCCTCCTGTCGTGGCCGCCCGGGACGAGGTCCACGACATGACGAACGCGCAACGGGCGGTCGCGGGCGTCAACGGCGACTTCTTTCACTTGAGCGAGTCGCACGAAGGCGTCGCGGCGACCGGTTCGTCGGTCGGTCCGGAGATCGCCGACGGCGAGGACCTGAAAGCCGCGGTCCCCAACGGTCAGCGCTTCGGTCCTGCCCTGCCGGACGGCACTGCCACCAAGGACGTGTTCGGCCTGGGCACCGACCGGCGTGCCCGCGTCTCAAGCGTGGCGTTGGCCGGCACGGTGCGCAGCGCCAAGGGAACGACCGCCCTGGCGGGACTGAACCAGTACGCGGTGCCAGTGGACGGGATCGGGCTCTACACCTCGGAATGGGGCGAGGTCGCCAGGGCCCGAGCGGTGTGCGGGACCGACGCGGACCGCTCGGCTCCGTGCACCACCGATACCGAAGAAGTGGTCATCCGCAACGGCGTCGTCAGCGCCGAGCAGGACCAGCCCGGTTCCGGTGCCATCCCCGGTGACACCGTCGTTCTCGTCGGACGCGAAAAGGGCGCCGCCGAGCTGGAGAAGCTCAACCCCGGTGACCGCGTCGTGGTCGACTCCCGGCTGGAGGCGGCCGACGCACCGCCGCTGGAGTTCGCCGTCGGCGGCTTCCCGATCCTCCGCGGTGGAACACCGTTGCCCGGCCTGGATGCCGGGGCGTTGGCCCCGCGCACCTCGGCCGGAGTCAGCTCGGACGGCCGGACCGTCTACCTGCTGGCGGTGGACGGGCGCTCCGCGGCGAGCACCGGGATGAGCGTTCTCGAGCTGGCCGATCTGCTCCGGTCGTTGGGCGCCGCCGATGGCGTCAACTTGGACGGCGGCGGCTCGTCGACGATGGCCGTGCGCGACCCCGGGCAGCCTTCGGCCGTAGTGAAGAACGTGCCCTCCGACGGGGCTCCTCGCGCCGTGGCGAACGGGATCGGCGTCTTCTCGGTCGCCCGCTGA
- a CDS encoding MHYT domain-containing protein, whose protein sequence is MTEFGFGWLTPVLSYVMACVGAALGLRCMVRALATTGRAKRNWLLNGAVAIGTGIWTMHFIAMLGFHVAGTDVRYDVPWTVLSLVVAIVVVGIGVFAVGYSRSKVLAVLVGGLVAGVGVAAMHYVGMAAMRLSGMVSYDPLIVALSVVIAVIAATAALWATLNIRGPAAAFGASLVMGVAVSAMHYTGMAAVSVHLHGTDSAVVGASPMQFIFPLTVLLGSYLFLTSAFVAISPSAPQNSDSADAGGAPEKPVEPVAR, encoded by the coding sequence ATGACGGAATTCGGTTTTGGTTGGCTGACGCCGGTCCTGTCGTACGTGATGGCTTGCGTCGGTGCAGCGCTCGGCTTGCGCTGCATGGTGCGCGCGCTGGCGACGACCGGCCGTGCGAAGCGCAACTGGTTGCTCAACGGTGCTGTGGCGATCGGCACCGGCATCTGGACGATGCACTTCATCGCGATGCTCGGCTTCCACGTCGCGGGCACCGACGTGCGCTACGACGTTCCGTGGACCGTGCTGAGCCTGGTGGTCGCCATCGTGGTGGTCGGCATCGGCGTCTTCGCGGTCGGCTACAGCCGTTCCAAGGTGTTGGCGGTGCTGGTCGGCGGCCTGGTCGCCGGCGTCGGGGTGGCCGCCATGCACTACGTGGGGATGGCCGCGATGCGGCTTTCCGGCATGGTCAGCTACGACCCCCTGATCGTCGCGTTGTCGGTGGTCATCGCCGTGATTGCGGCGACCGCCGCGCTGTGGGCGACGCTGAACATCCGCGGCCCGGCGGCCGCGTTCGGCGCCTCGCTGGTGATGGGCGTGGCCGTCAGCGCGATGCACTACACGGGCATGGCGGCCGTGAGCGTCCACCTGCACGGGACGGATTCCGCCGTGGTCGGCGCGTCCCCGATGCAGTTCATCTTCCCGCTCACGGTCCTGCTGGGGTCGTACTTGTTCCTGACGTCGGCGTTCGTCGCGATTTCGCCGAGCGCGCCGCAGAATTCCGATTCGGCGGATGCCGGGGGAGCACCCGAGAAGCCCGTGGAGCCGGTAGCCAGGTGA
- a CDS encoding ATP-binding protein yields MRAKTVALLAVPVVSLMALWSLATVSAVQNAWTLHQVEELNEKLAGPVRNLFTSLQGERAAAVQYLAAPQAAGEQALSAQRARTAEAATALLDGVTVAKADIASLAPDVNQRINALVQDLDRLRDEHPRLAAGQTDWNSAYNAYSAAIDDAFAVDEVLTKVQDGQAAATARVVLQHSRVAEMIARQDAVATSALVSGRMTPEQHRAFAGALGGQHVLTAGLLPDLPDADRAAYQQFVGGDVYRSLSAMQSEMLDTATCTFSLDQWRGAVRVLEQAVDASQADARAAGAAQAESAGQSVTTQAALTVILGLLAVLLALVVSVRIGRGMVIELVGLRDSALELANRRLPQAMRRIRTGEKIDIEADVPVVAPGEGEIGQVGDALNAVQRAALQAAAERAELLTGVSGVFVNLARRSQSLVHRQLGILDAMERRTEDPAALEDLFRVDHLATRMRRHAEGLIIMSGATPGRAWRQPVPLMNLVRSAISEVEAYARVEIRRMPQLSVLGSSVSDITHLFAELVENATTFSPPDSTVLVHGEPVGTGFVVEIEDRGLGMSPERLDEANRLIAEAHQLELFEGDRLGLFLVSRLANRQGCTVSLRRSPYGGTTAVVLLPMSILASEPRERPSKSFAAPDDQPVKPPKKAVATRLPVRVPAKVESPAPTQQPIWREPAAIGAAPAEEAAVEVEQDTEVLPRRTRQASLAPGLQATDSPDSRTESAPTAPTASLSPEQARSMMSALQQGFARGRGAPTDDS; encoded by the coding sequence GTGCGCGCGAAAACCGTGGCGCTGCTCGCGGTCCCGGTGGTCTCGCTCATGGCGCTGTGGTCGCTGGCCACGGTCTCGGCGGTGCAGAACGCTTGGACGCTGCACCAGGTCGAGGAGCTCAACGAGAAGCTGGCTGGTCCAGTGCGGAACCTGTTCACCAGCCTGCAGGGCGAGCGGGCCGCGGCCGTGCAGTACCTGGCCGCTCCGCAGGCCGCGGGGGAGCAGGCGCTCTCCGCGCAGCGTGCGCGCACGGCCGAGGCCGCGACAGCGCTGCTCGACGGCGTGACCGTGGCCAAGGCCGACATCGCGAGCCTCGCCCCCGACGTGAACCAGCGCATCAACGCTCTCGTCCAGGACCTCGACCGGCTCCGGGACGAGCACCCGCGCCTCGCAGCGGGGCAAACGGACTGGAACAGCGCCTACAACGCCTATTCCGCCGCGATCGACGATGCCTTCGCGGTGGACGAGGTGCTGACGAAGGTGCAGGACGGGCAGGCCGCGGCCACCGCGCGGGTCGTCCTGCAGCACAGTCGCGTGGCCGAGATGATCGCGCGCCAGGACGCGGTGGCGACCTCGGCGCTCGTTTCCGGGCGGATGACACCGGAGCAGCACCGGGCGTTCGCCGGTGCCCTCGGCGGCCAGCACGTGCTGACCGCCGGATTGCTGCCCGACCTCCCGGATGCGGACCGCGCCGCGTACCAGCAGTTCGTCGGCGGCGATGTCTACCGGTCACTCAGCGCGATGCAGAGCGAAATGCTCGACACGGCCACCTGCACGTTCTCCCTCGACCAATGGCGCGGCGCGGTGCGAGTCCTGGAGCAGGCGGTGGACGCCAGCCAGGCCGATGCGCGTGCCGCGGGCGCTGCGCAGGCGGAATCGGCTGGCCAGTCGGTGACGACCCAGGCGGCGCTGACGGTGATCCTCGGTCTGCTCGCCGTGCTGCTCGCGTTGGTGGTCTCCGTCCGGATCGGTCGGGGCATGGTGATCGAGCTGGTCGGCCTGCGCGACTCGGCGTTGGAGCTGGCGAATCGGCGGCTCCCGCAGGCGATGCGGCGGATCCGGACCGGGGAGAAGATCGACATCGAGGCCGACGTTCCGGTGGTCGCGCCCGGCGAGGGCGAGATCGGCCAGGTCGGCGATGCGCTCAACGCGGTGCAGCGCGCGGCGCTGCAGGCCGCGGCCGAGCGCGCCGAACTGCTCACGGGCGTCTCCGGCGTGTTCGTCAACCTGGCCCGGCGCAGCCAATCCCTAGTGCACCGCCAGCTCGGCATCTTGGACGCCATGGAGCGCCGGACCGAGGATCCGGCGGCGCTCGAAGACCTGTTCCGGGTCGACCACCTGGCGACGCGGATGCGCCGCCACGCCGAGGGGCTGATCATCATGTCCGGTGCCACTCCCGGCCGCGCCTGGCGCCAGCCGGTGCCGTTGATGAACCTGGTCCGCTCGGCCATCTCCGAGGTCGAGGCCTACGCACGCGTCGAAATCCGCCGGATGCCCCAGCTGTCCGTGCTCGGCTCGTCGGTTTCCGACATCACGCACCTGTTCGCCGAACTGGTGGAGAACGCCACCACGTTCTCGCCGCCCGACAGCACCGTGCTGGTGCACGGCGAGCCGGTCGGCACCGGGTTCGTCGTGGAGATCGAGGACCGCGGCCTGGGCATGAGCCCGGAGCGGCTGGACGAGGCCAACCGCTTGATCGCCGAAGCGCACCAGCTGGAGCTGTTCGAGGGCGATCGGCTGGGCCTGTTCCTGGTGAGCCGACTGGCAAACCGACAGGGCTGCACCGTGTCGCTGCGTCGCTCTCCCTACGGTGGTACCACGGCGGTGGTGCTGCTTCCGATGTCGATCCTCGCCTCGGAGCCGCGTGAACGGCCGTCCAAGTCGTTCGCGGCGCCCGACGATCAGCCCGTTAAGCCGCCGAAGAAGGCGGTCGCGACGCGGCTTCCGGTCCGGGTCCCGGCGAAGGTCGAGTCCCCGGCGCCGACGCAGCAGCCGATCTGGCGGGAGCCGGCGGCGATCGGCGCGGCCCCGGCCGAGGAAGCCGCTGTCGAAGTCGAGCAGGACACCGAAGTCCTGCCCCGCCGGACCCGGCAGGCGAGCCTCGCCCCTGGCCTGCAAGCAACCGATTCCCCGGACAGTAGGACCGAGTCGGCCCCGACGGCCCCGACGGCCTCGCTGTCGCCGGAGCAGGCGCGAAGCATGATGTCCGCGCTGCAGCAGGGGTTCGCCCGCGGGCGCGGGGCGCCGACCGACGACTCCTGA
- a CDS encoding roadblock/LC7 domain-containing protein: MFGTAEHSGELSWLLDELVHNVPRVRLALLLSNDGLAMAVSSGVSNEDGEHLAAVASALHSLAKGTGRHFDAGSVRQTMIELDGGYLFVVAAGGGTCLTVFAEAGADIGLVAYEMARLINQVGDHMYAAERSRGEAGGAL; the protein is encoded by the coding sequence ATGTTTGGGACTGCCGAACATTCCGGGGAGTTGAGCTGGCTCTTGGACGAGCTGGTCCACAACGTGCCGCGAGTCAGGCTCGCGCTGCTGCTGTCCAACGACGGGCTGGCCATGGCGGTTTCCTCGGGGGTCAGCAACGAGGACGGCGAACACCTCGCCGCGGTCGCGTCGGCGCTGCATAGCCTCGCCAAGGGCACCGGACGGCACTTCGACGCCGGTTCCGTCCGCCAGACCATGATCGAACTGGACGGCGGTTACCTGTTCGTCGTGGCCGCCGGCGGCGGCACCTGCCTCACGGTCTTCGCCGAGGCGGGTGCCGACATCGGCCTCGTCGCCTACGAGATGGCGCGCCTGATCAACCAGGTCGGCGACCACATGTACGCCGCCGAACGCTCACGCGGCGAAGCCGGAGGTGCGTTGTGA
- a CDS encoding DUF742 domain-containing protein yields MSGAGQNWYDDDAGPLVRLYAMTGGRAQPRRGVLDIITLVVATTAPEHDLTLTPEQAGILNLCRGRQLSVAEIAARADLPLSVVRVLLADLLDAGHVHVERPTPPRELPGEDLLQEVINGLRAL; encoded by the coding sequence GTGAGCGGGGCCGGTCAGAACTGGTACGACGACGATGCGGGCCCCCTGGTGCGGCTGTACGCGATGACCGGGGGACGTGCCCAGCCGCGCCGCGGCGTCCTGGACATCATCACGCTCGTCGTGGCCACCACCGCCCCCGAACACGACCTGACGCTCACCCCCGAACAAGCCGGAATCCTCAACCTCTGCCGGGGCCGACAGCTGTCGGTCGCGGAGATCGCCGCCCGCGCGGACCTGCCGTTGAGCGTCGTCCGGGTGCTGCTCGCCGATCTCCTCGACGCCGGACACGTCCACGTCGAACGCCCCACACCACCGCGCGAACTGCCCGGTGAAGATCTCCTGCAGGAAGTGATCAATGGCCTTCGCGCGCTCTGA
- a CDS encoding GTP-binding protein: protein MAFARSEERTGSPRTALKILIAGGFGVGKTTMVGAVSEIRPLHTEEQLTEAGRGVDSTSGVEQKTTTTVAMDFGRITLQDKFALYLFGTPGQDRFWFFWDDIAQGALGAVVLADTRRLRDCFAAVDYFESREIPFIVAVNHFAGSRRFGAEEVATALDLDPGIPVVPCDARDRDSAKEVLIALVEHASHIYAKRR from the coding sequence ATGGCCTTCGCGCGCTCTGAAGAACGGACCGGCTCACCCCGCACCGCGCTGAAGATCCTGATCGCCGGCGGGTTCGGCGTCGGCAAGACGACGATGGTCGGCGCGGTCAGCGAAATCCGGCCGCTGCACACCGAGGAGCAGCTCACCGAGGCCGGGCGCGGCGTGGACTCCACCAGCGGTGTGGAGCAGAAGACCACCACAACTGTGGCGATGGACTTCGGCCGCATCACACTGCAGGACAAGTTCGCGCTGTACCTGTTCGGCACGCCCGGGCAGGACCGCTTCTGGTTCTTCTGGGACGACATCGCGCAGGGCGCGCTCGGCGCGGTCGTGCTTGCGGACACCCGCCGCCTGCGGGACTGCTTTGCGGCGGTGGACTACTTCGAGAGCCGCGAGATCCCGTTCATCGTTGCGGTCAACCACTTCGCGGGCTCGCGGCGCTTCGGCGCGGAGGAGGTAGCCACGGCGCTCGACCTCGACCCGGGCATCCCGGTCGTCCCGTGCGACGCCCGCGACCGCGACTCGGCCAAGGAAGTCCTGATCGCCCTGGTGGAACACGCCAGCCACATCTACGCCAAACGCCGATGA
- a CDS encoding asparaginase gives MTQTPPVGVPAHVPLVHVLRDGLVESVHHGTVVVVAPDGSILFQAGDAETACYPRSAAKPMQAVAMVRLGLSLPPDLLALTTSSHSGEEVHLAGARRLLELGGSTEAELGNPADLPYDPVEREAWIAAGRPARKLAHNCSGKHASMLHTARRHGWSTSDYLDPGHPLQREIAATVEDLTGQRIANVAIDGCGAPLFAVSLRGLATAAGRIASAPTGSPEGVVAQAIRAHPEMVAGSRRDTTALMSAVPGLIAKDGFEAVQIAALPDGTAIALKIADGSDRARLPTTIAALELAGVDATLLARFTSDDLNVADVLKS, from the coding sequence ATGACCCAGACTCCCCCGGTCGGCGTTCCCGCGCACGTGCCGCTCGTGCACGTGCTGCGGGACGGCCTCGTCGAAAGCGTCCACCACGGCACGGTCGTGGTGGTCGCTCCGGACGGCTCGATCCTGTTCCAGGCCGGCGACGCCGAGACGGCCTGCTACCCGCGCTCGGCGGCCAAGCCGATGCAGGCGGTCGCCATGGTCCGGCTCGGCTTGTCGCTGCCGCCGGACCTGCTCGCGCTAACCACCTCCAGCCACTCCGGCGAGGAGGTCCACCTCGCCGGCGCGCGGCGCCTGCTGGAGCTTGGCGGATCCACCGAGGCCGAACTCGGCAACCCGGCCGACCTCCCGTACGACCCGGTCGAGCGGGAGGCCTGGATCGCGGCGGGCCGCCCGGCCCGCAAGCTGGCGCACAACTGCTCTGGCAAGCACGCGTCGATGCTGCACACCGCCCGGAGGCACGGCTGGTCCACATCGGACTACCTGGATCCCGGACACCCGTTGCAGCGCGAAATCGCCGCCACCGTCGAGGATCTGACCGGTCAGCGGATCGCTAACGTAGCCATCGACGGCTGCGGCGCGCCGCTGTTCGCCGTCTCGCTGCGCGGCCTGGCCACGGCTGCCGGGCGGATCGCCAGTGCACCGACGGGAAGCCCGGAAGGCGTGGTCGCGCAGGCGATCCGAGCCCATCCGGAGATGGTGGCCGGTTCCCGCCGGGACACCACCGCGCTCATGTCGGCGGTGCCGGGCCTGATCGCCAAGGACGGTTTCGAGGCGGTGCAGATCGCCGCGCTACCCGACGGCACCGCGATCGCGCTCAAGATCGCCGACGGCTCCGACCGAGCCCGCCTCCCGACGACCATCGCGGCCCTGGAGCTGGCGGGCGTCGACGCGACGCTGCTCGCCCGGTTCACCAGCGACGACCTGAACGTCGCCGACGTCCTGAAGAGCTGA
- a CDS encoding amino acid permease, which translates to MSDQTLQPSQRGDGPADAGDTGYSKSLKARHINMIAIGGAIGTGLFLGAGGRLAQAGPSLAIAYAVCGLFAFFVVRSLGELILHRPSSGSFVSYAREFMGEKGAYTAGWMHFLNWSTTGIADITAIALYVHYWSAFTPIPQWVLALIALAIVLTLNLVSVKLFGELEFWFAIIKVAALVLFMVIGIFLLVTQHPIDGNFPGPQLITDHRGIFPAGVIPLVLLMQGVVFAYASVELVGVAAGETENPAKIMPKAINSIMWRIGVFYVGSVVLLAMLMPWDGYSKGESPFVTVLSHIGVPYAGDVMNLVVLTAAMSSLNSGLYSTGRILRSMSMAGSAPKFTAVMNKNSVPYGGILLTSAVCVTGVGLNYLVPAEAFEIVLNFASIGILATWGVIVVCHLLFVRKAQRGEVTRPGYRLPFSPFTEIVTLAFLASVVILMAFDEIGRITLMALPLIIIALVIGWFRVRKQIDTSVLEKADA; encoded by the coding sequence ATGAGCGACCAGACCCTGCAGCCGTCGCAACGTGGCGACGGGCCCGCCGACGCCGGTGACACCGGTTACAGCAAGTCGCTGAAAGCGCGGCACATCAACATGATCGCCATCGGCGGCGCGATCGGCACCGGGCTGTTCCTCGGAGCCGGTGGCCGGCTCGCGCAGGCCGGCCCGTCGCTGGCGATCGCCTACGCGGTGTGCGGGTTGTTCGCGTTCTTCGTCGTGCGTTCCCTCGGCGAACTGATCCTGCACCGGCCCTCCTCCGGCTCCTTCGTCTCCTACGCCCGCGAGTTCATGGGCGAGAAAGGCGCCTACACCGCGGGCTGGATGCACTTCCTGAACTGGTCCACCACCGGTATCGCCGACATCACCGCTATCGCGCTGTACGTGCACTACTGGTCGGCGTTCACCCCGATCCCCCAGTGGGTGCTGGCGCTCATCGCGCTGGCGATCGTGCTGACCCTGAACCTGGTCTCGGTGAAGCTGTTCGGCGAGCTGGAGTTCTGGTTCGCCATCATCAAGGTCGCCGCGCTGGTGCTGTTCATGGTCATCGGGATCTTCCTGCTGGTCACTCAGCATCCGATCGACGGCAACTTCCCCGGCCCGCAGCTGATCACCGACCACCGCGGCATCTTCCCGGCCGGGGTGATCCCGCTGGTCCTGCTCATGCAGGGCGTGGTCTTCGCCTACGCCTCCGTCGAGCTCGTCGGCGTCGCCGCCGGCGAGACCGAGAACCCCGCGAAGATCATGCCGAAGGCGATCAACTCGATCATGTGGCGGATCGGCGTGTTCTACGTCGGCTCAGTCGTGCTGCTGGCGATGCTCATGCCGTGGGACGGCTACAGCAAGGGCGAGAGCCCGTTCGTCACCGTGCTCTCGCACATCGGCGTCCCCTACGCGGGCGATGTGATGAACCTGGTGGTGCTCACCGCGGCGATGTCCAGCCTGAACTCGGGCCTGTACTCCACCGGCCGCATCCTGCGGTCGATGTCGATGGCCGGTTCGGCACCGAAGTTCACCGCCGTGATGAACAAAAACAGCGTGCCCTACGGCGGCATCCTGCTGACCTCCGCCGTCTGCGTGACCGGCGTCGGGCTGAACTACCTGGTACCCGCCGAGGCGTTCGAGATCGTGCTGAACTTCGCCTCCATCGGCATCCTCGCCACCTGGGGCGTCATCGTCGTCTGCCACCTGCTGTTCGTCCGCAAGGCGCAGCGCGGGGAGGTGACCCGGCCGGGCTACCGGCTGCCGTTCTCGCCCTTCACCGAGATCGTCACGCTCGCGTTCCTCGCATCGGTGGTGATCCTGATGGCCTTCGACGAAATCGGCCGGATCACCCTGATGGCCCTGCCGCTGATCATCATCGCGCTGGTCATCGGCTGGTTCCGGGTCCGCAAGCAGATCGACACCTCGGTGCTCGAAAAGGCCGACGCATGA
- a CDS encoding FadR/GntR family transcriptional regulator, protein MEAVLAHLRDAIERGEYAVGDKLPAEASLGKEFEVSRSVVREALRGLQALGLTASKTGKGTFVVSNRPVDNPVFGPYSARDILEVRRHVEVPAAAYAAQRHTSDHLDALTELVERMEQETDNTAWVALDSLFHITIAQASGNPVFGKVIEEIRDALARQSTLLNQLTDRRTASNVEHRGLLEAIGRGDELAATEAMTQHLTRVESTLSNIVGPKTATAVPAVDENGEI, encoded by the coding sequence ATGGAAGCAGTCCTCGCCCACCTGCGCGACGCGATCGAGCGGGGCGAGTACGCGGTCGGCGACAAGTTGCCTGCCGAGGCCAGCCTCGGCAAGGAGTTCGAAGTCAGCCGGTCGGTCGTCCGGGAGGCGCTGCGGGGCCTCCAGGCCCTCGGCCTGACGGCGTCGAAGACCGGCAAGGGCACGTTCGTGGTCTCCAACCGGCCAGTCGACAACCCGGTGTTCGGCCCCTACTCGGCGCGGGACATCCTCGAAGTCCGACGGCACGTGGAGGTTCCGGCCGCGGCCTACGCCGCCCAGCGGCACACCTCGGACCACCTGGATGCGCTCACCGAACTGGTGGAACGGATGGAGCAGGAGACCGACAACACCGCTTGGGTGGCGTTGGACTCGCTGTTCCACATCACCATCGCCCAGGCATCGGGCAACCCGGTCTTCGGGAAGGTGATCGAGGAGATCCGGGACGCGCTGGCCAGGCAGTCGACCCTGCTCAACCAGCTCACCGACCGGCGCACGGCGTCCAACGTCGAGCACCGGGGACTCCTCGAAGCGATCGGTCGCGGCGACGAACTCGCCGCGACCGAGGCGATGACCCAGCACCTGACGCGTGTCGAAAGCACGCTCAGCAACATCGTCGGGCCCAAGACCGCGACCGCGGTGCCCGCAGTGGATGAGAACGGGGAAATCTGA